One window of the Deinococcus betulae genome contains the following:
- a CDS encoding glucose-1-phosphate thymidylyltransferase: MKAIIPAAGLGTRLRPLTYTRPKPVLRVAGKPIIQHALETLQAAGISDIGIVVSDITRDEIQHAIEHVSKVKVTLINQHEQLGLGHAVLTARDWVDQEDFCVYLGDNLFEFGAAPFVERFQAERPSALIALVQVEDPTAFGVAQLDGTRITRLVEKPKNPPSNLAVAGLYCFTPEIFSVLDGMPASARGEYEITDGIQGLIERGCAVTGQAVKGWWKDTGRPADLLDANRLLLERTETNIQGEVSASQITGRVVIPASARVVRSKIVGPVMLGDNVVIEDAYIGPFTSIGDGSVVRGAEVEHSVVDEGARIENVNRRLQDCLIGVRAQVRGGHTIPRAHKLTISDASVVELA; encoded by the coding sequence ATGAAAGCCATCATTCCCGCTGCTGGCCTGGGCACGCGCCTGCGCCCCCTGACCTACACCCGGCCCAAGCCTGTGCTGCGCGTGGCAGGCAAGCCCATCATTCAGCACGCGCTGGAAACGCTGCAAGCAGCGGGAATCTCTGACATCGGGATCGTGGTCTCCGACATTACCCGCGACGAGATTCAGCACGCTATAGAACATGTCTCTAAGGTCAAGGTCACCCTGATTAACCAGCACGAGCAGCTCGGCCTGGGCCACGCCGTACTGACAGCCCGCGATTGGGTGGATCAGGAAGACTTCTGTGTGTATCTGGGCGACAACCTCTTTGAGTTTGGGGCGGCGCCCTTTGTAGAGCGCTTTCAAGCCGAGCGCCCCAGTGCCCTCATTGCCCTTGTGCAGGTGGAAGACCCCACCGCCTTTGGAGTGGCGCAGCTGGACGGCACCCGCATCACGCGGCTGGTCGAGAAGCCCAAGAACCCGCCCAGCAACCTCGCCGTAGCGGGGTTGTACTGCTTTACACCTGAGATTTTCTCTGTACTAGACGGCATGCCGGCCTCGGCCCGTGGTGAATACGAGATTACCGACGGGATCCAGGGATTGATTGAGCGGGGCTGCGCCGTAACAGGGCAAGCCGTGAAAGGCTGGTGGAAGGACACGGGTCGCCCCGCCGACCTGCTGGACGCCAATCGCCTACTGCTAGAACGCACGGAGACTAACATTCAGGGTGAGGTCAGCGCGTCGCAGATTACCGGCCGCGTGGTCATTCCCGCCTCGGCACGGGTCGTTCGCAGCAAGATTGTTGGCCCCGTGATGCTGGGAGACAACGTGGTCATCGAGGACGCCTACATAGGGCCTTTTACGAGTATTGGCGACGGCAGCGTGGTGCGCGGCGCCGAGGTTGAGCACAGTGTGGTGGATGAAGGTGCGCGCATCGAGAATGTGAACCGGCGGCTGCAAGACTGCCTGATTGGCGTGCGTGCCCAGGTGCGCGGTGGGCACACCATTCCGCGAGCCCACAAGCTGACCATCAGCGACGCCAGCGTGGTTGAGCTGGCCTGA